DNA from Elaeis guineensis isolate ETL-2024a chromosome 2, EG11, whole genome shotgun sequence:
GGTCATTCAGAAACCGTTTGGGATCAGAGATCAGAGATGGTATTTACAAAGGACTTGAATGGAATCGATCATGTTACACTTAAAGCACCACGAGGAGCTTCAGCTCGAGTGAGACTCTCCCCTTCtagctttttcttctttttttcttttcattttgtgTCATCCGTGCAATTAAACTGAgatatgtacataattcttttctttatttgGTTTCTATTCCTATTGGCCGCTTCAGATATTTTAGCTCTGAGCTTTGACTTTTAGACATTTGCATTTTTCTTTAATCTGTTAAAGTTCTTTTCTTGTAAAAATATATTTCTGGTTTAGTCTGATAATTCTTCTGCAATCCAGGTAAGTTTGCATGGGGGGCAGGTTGTTTCATGGAAGAATGAAAGGGGTGAAGAACTTTTGTTCACTAGCAGTAAGGTGTGGTTATGAGAATCTTGCTGGatctttttctttccatcaatatTTGAACGGCTGTGACATGTTAAGTTAGCTTGTATGCTTATTTATTTCTTTATCACACTTCCAATTTTGTGTGTTTCCATTCTGGAATCCAAACGATAGTGGGAAGAATCAATCTAATAATGGATGTGAAGTCAAATAAAACTTCAGGCTTCATAGAGAATCCGACGATATGATTAACTTCAGGCTTCGTAGAGAATCCTACGTTTTGATTTTGCAAAATGCTTTTATAAATAAGTGGTTCTGATTCTAATCAAGGCCGTTAAATATGCCGAAGCAATAATTCTATTTGTTTTATGGTATTATTTGAGGCATAGGATGGATTGACTTGATACTATGTATGCCAGATTATGTAAACCTATAACCAATGTACACGTTAGCTGAGAACAACATGATCTTCATGGCACTGCTGCTGCCACTCTCACTGCCACTACCACCACATCATGCAATTATGCAGATATTTTAGTGTGCGAATTATAGACTATAAATGTTTTATGtgctcatgcaagagaatttAAACAAGCAAGAGTAGGATCTAGCATGCTAAGTTAATGGAATTGATATGATCTTGGAATTCATCAGTTATTGGACATATTGAGTATGATATCAAGCATCCACACTTTGGTATCGCTGGATATAATGATATGGTCAAGGTTCGCAGACTCGGTATCAGAATCTGTACCGGTTGCTGACCGATACGGTACCATACCGTATCGGatataaaaaaatccaaaaaaaaactcacccaacagcacaaaaaaaaaaaaaaagtactgaACCAGCCTCGAACCATACCGAACCGCTCGATACCGATACCTTACTGAACCGATCGGTTCGGTTTGGTTCAGATCATTTTTCAAAAATCCGATTTGAACCAGATTGGTTCTCTgccggtatggtatggtacgggATGTACTGACCGGTTCGGACCAGTATGGAATATCATAGATATAGTTAATATTTTGTAACTTAGACATCCATCAAGCCAATATATGAGAGGCATTGCTATAGATCTTTTAGAGCTGAACATAATTGATGCACCTATTTAAGAGGATTTTATATAGCCTCTGAGTATGCTTCTTTATGAAATGACGAGAGACAGCATTCTGAATCTAAACATGTGATATTTTCTGCACCTCAAGTACCATGGTAAATTCTTTTTCTGAACGATGGGTGAGCTATACAGATAAGTTATACACTTAGCTGTGCATTATTTTGAAAACTGCTGCGTCTCGTGGCAGTTGCTGTTGGAAATTCAACCCCATTAGGATATGCTTGGTATGTGTTATATCATATATACTCCCAAGTCCCAACCATTCTTTTCTGTCTTTTTACATGAATTTTAAGAACAAAATATGCATCTCTAGAAAACTTTTGTCTAAAATTCTTGTGCTCCCTGGTATCTCCTGTCACGGTCTATATTATAAATTGTACTGGAGACTTCTGCTTGAGATATTGCATAAACACATTCTAACATTCTGCTGATTTCTGAACTCAGGCAATCTTTAAGCCACCAAAAGCAATGCGGGGAGGAATTCCTATATGCTTCCCACAGGTGATCTCCATCATTCTGATGGTTTTCTATGTCAGTGCAGCCAATCATCTCACATTGCTTTTGATATTGGTTTTTTACTTTGTAGTTTGGTAACCGTGGTTCACTAGAACAACATGGATTTGCAAGGAACAAGACATGGAGCATTGATAACGATCCTCCACCTTTGCACCCCAATGTTAGCCAAGGCAAAATTTCTGTTGACCTAGTGCTTAAACCATCAGAAGATGATCTGAAATGCTGGCCACACTGGTATGGGATTTTTACTTGTGGGCAATTTTCATGGTATTTTGTATGGCAAGGACAATGATAGTGATATCTGGAACTTGCAGTGTCAAACAGTTTAAATGAGAAGATAATAGTTGCATGGGAACCCTTCCAAACCTTCTTATCCTATGCACTGTTTCATGTATCTTTTCTCTGTGACTTCTAAAATTGTTTCTATTAAAATTTGCAAAATCCTCTTGTTCTCATTTGAGTTAGTGTTATCACTCTGCAGAAGCCATCTGTCCGTTAAACATCAAAAGTAGTGAACTGTGAAATCTCAAAACCAGCACCAAtacttttaaattaatttttggaaCTTCTGCATCAATATGGTTTCTGGATATaaggttttcagatattttgtttACATGAGAACAATTTAAGAGGTGACTCTATCGTATCACCATTtgagaaaaattatatatttgatttgaatagGTTGATTTGGCATTTTTCTTGGAAATGATGAGCTAGTCGATATATAACATATAAACACCTAAGAAGTTTGCGATTATTTTAGGTTTGAAGCATATTTATAGGCACTACTTAAACCATTTTGCCTTTTATAGCTTTAGACTCATGAGGGAGAGAATCATTCATTACCTCAGCAGGAGTAGATGGCATCAAGAACAAAATTTTTATTCTCATCTGGCAAAATAAAGTGCATCCTGCCTAATTGTAGTCTttcattttgaaacttttttacaGAACTTGATGCACGTTGGATGTATTCCCTTAAATTCAAGAAAATGTTGATAAATTAATAACCACTTATTTAATAGCTAACGTTCCATTTGGAATTGTCTTGTTATTATTACGGTAATCATGCATGCTTTAAATGGATATGTCCTTTTGCCAGTAGTCATGCTAAGTTGGTATTTCTATGACAAACAATTTACAGCATTACATCAAACAGTTTTATCATTATAATAAATTGTTTTCTCAGATAGATGTTTCTTTGCCAGGGATACATTTATCGATGAGAATTTGAAGTGCAAATAAAATTCCGAACATCAATTTGTAGGATATTAAGGTGAGTCATAGGGGACATGAAGGTGATCAGTCTCTAATGCCTAGGCCACTTGTTGAGCATATATAATTACTGGCAATCTGAATAGCACTTTCCTTGTGTTATTGGTTCACAAACATAAAAACTCAGCTTACTGATTACTGCCATTTTGCTGGAAGCCACTGGCAAGATGCAGTTTAATCATATGAGAAATGTGAAACATACCAGTTATGTAGTTCTGTTGGGAGAAACTCTCCACAAAGTTGTCTAAGGCCTATGATTATAGAGGCTGTGAAACCAAAGATAGCCATGACTGCAAATAGATCATAAATTGCATGGTCATGTTGAAAGCCAGGGCAAATGCATGCTTTATGTGCAACTAGCCAATCACTCTCTTacatatatatggatgacataaatATTGGACTACAATAATGACCATTTATACTGCAATTTTCTGTGCattgattttagttttttttttccatttctttATTAATTTTATCTTACATTCTTTAATGTTTCTTTATTTTATTCCATCATTTTGCATATCTATGAATAATATCAACATTATTGGGTCTTCAGTTTTGAGCTTCGCCTTAGAGTATCTCTTGCAATGGATGGAGACCTCACAATAATATCACGTATCAGAAATGTTGATGCGAAGCCATTTAGCTTCTCATTTGCTTATCATACATATTTCTCTGTTTCTGACATCAGGTATATTTTCTCATCATTATAGCATagttaatttgtttaattatataGGGATTACATGATCTTATTGAAAATTGATGATGATCATACTTTCCATTTACTGCACAATTGTACTCTTCTTTTATATAAAAATGGCATCATATGTTCTTTTGCTATAAACTCTAGTGCATTTTAAGTATTGCATAGGACTTGGCAGAATGGGGCGCATAGTACCTATTTGGTAGGGTACAGGGGCTCTGTATATATGCCCCCTTGACCAACACCCATTACCAATTGCTATGTCACTCCAGCAATGTACCATGAGTTGGCATGGGAACATACTGTAGCATATATGTAAGGTATCTTTGCTGGGCCAAGTACAGAAACTTAAAATATtgctctagttttttttttttttttttttgagtttgtgATCCTAATTATTTCCGTTCCTCAAGGATGTGATTGTTCAGGATGAACGTTCAGTTGGCTATATATACAACTGGAACAAGCCCGCTTAAAAGAAATCTGATATATGGTGTCATAGAAAAAGTGCAAAAATTCATAGCTTTTGAGTTCTGTTTTGTTGGTCCTTTCATCTGTTTGTTAGCACAAAACTTTCCTGGAGGTCCATGACATGGGCCTGTTggatccttttttctttcttttgtgatTTTAGTCCAGTTATATCAAATCTTGAACTTCAGAAAAccggttccttttttttttggaaattagCGCAAGATGTTGTAATATAGATTTGAAATTTGGAGACCAGGAAGAACTAGGCATTAGGTACTCAAATTGTTCATGCTTTTTTAGATGACTGGaaattttgattatatataaagtatgAATTCAAGTATGTACTGTCAATTCCCTGAACTATGTAATAATAGTCATGGTTTATTTAGTCTTATCAAATACTGTCAAAAATATTTGTTTTTCAGAGTTGAAAAACATTATTCAACTTGAGTgatcattcaattttttttcccaAATTGCTCCAAGTGCTGTATTTTATAGACTTGCGAGGCGAAGATATTCTCACTTTGTTGTGTACATGAACCTTGTATCTACAGTGAGGTGAGGATAGAAGGTTTGGAGACACTTGATTATCTGGACAATCTTTGCCAACGAGAACGCTTTACAGAACAAGGAGATGCCATAACATTTGAGTCTGAGGTAAACACTTTTTGGTTATTGGTGTTGCTGAgaatatttttttccaaaaacAAAACTTATATCAAGTGTTCTGGAAGTTAGAAAACATGATGCATGTGCATCTACTTGCTGTAAAATAATGTGAACAGAAAATTTAAATGTAGTAAAGTTATATGTAAAGCATCTAGTTTGTGTTTGTTATTGCATTTTTTTCTGCTGATAATTTATCCTTCTCCCACCTATTCCTTGCATTATGGTTTTTGACTGAATGGTTGTTGCTGCATAATGTTTCATCTTCATTCTGATAATTATCAGGACATGATTTTATCAAATTGTACTTCCCTAAGGATAATGAGAACATTCCCAATCTGTCAGTAAAATGTAACATCTTGAAGTTATATGGAGCGACAAATGTGAGATGAGAATTTTGGTGCTAATTGTTTGAAATAACTAGGATCTTCCAGATTGTGATTAATGCAAGAAAGTAGTATACTAAAGTAGGATTAAGTTAGAAAGaatatatcatataatttttaggaACATAACCAATCAAGAATGCAACAGATAATGTACTTATATCTTGTCTTTATTTAAATCTTAGTGGTCTTCTGAATTTTCATCTATAAATCTTTGAATAATAAGGACGCTGGCTGTCTCAGACTAGTTTTCCATCTTTGGATTATCATGGTTTGTATGAGATTTCTAAATTATTCACAAACAACAAGGATGTTGAAGCATCACATGGTGGCTATGTTCCATATATCAGCATGTTTATAATGCTAAAATACACTTTAATATAACATTTCTAGTATTGGGCATGAAAGATTACAAATTATTGTTAATTTGCAGGTTGATCGAGTTTATCTTGGCTCTCCAAATGTAATTGCGATACTTGATCATGAAAAGAAACAGACTTTTGTTATAAGAAAGGAAGGGTTGCCTGATGTTGGTAAGATACACTTTCTTGGTAAATTGTCCAGATCTGCACATTCGTCTCTGTTGTTGATTTCAATGTGGTTGCTATTTGTATAGTACGTCTTTTAAAATCTTTTCTGTTTAAAACTATGAACATTGACTCTATTACTTTGGGCGAGGGAATTTCTTACAGAACAATATACTAAGGTGACAACTAAGAAATGCAAGATATATGGTACCAGCATGAGAAATCAATTCAGATTATGcatctgattttctttatgcCTTATATCCAATTAGCTTGCCTGATATTAGGATTGCCAGTAATGCTTTTCTCCTGCACATATAAAAAAAATGTCAGATTAATAGATGAACAATAAGACAAGAACTTAATATTGCATAACATTTTCGGAGTATCAGTTTCCGCAAATGTAAATTCATGAGAGAGGCACCCCAGAAAACATGCCCATGCTCTTGCAATCCCTGTATACTAAGAGCTCTTGGAAATGTAGAACTTGTACTTATATTACAGTTTCTATATTGCTTTCATTCTTGCACGGTTAAATACATAAAATGCATTCTTTAGAAGTATTAGTCAGTCTACAAAATGTAACAAATACAAAGAAGAATCCAAGATTCCTTCCTGTTGTAACTTTCTCATAATCCAATCCAGGAATTCTCTTGTATTACAGAGAATGTCATAGGTTTTTTCTGTGAGGAGAATTTATAGCTTTTACTTGAAGTACTTCCCTGCTAACCCATTTCGTAATGCCATTTATCATGGTTGAGATTAAATTTTGTCACCCAACATCTAGAGTCTAAGGTTCTGATTCCATAACTTTCGTGAaggttcatttaaaatattttcccAATGTTAAACCAGTACCCCTTATGGTGAAGATGCCAGCAAGTTCCAAAATGCAAGCAAGCATGGGATCTTTCTCCATGTGATCTTTTCTCAGTGATCCATCCATCTTTATTTCGGTAAAGAAATGATGTACAACTGATGAAGGAACTAAATACATGGTACTCCATTCCTAGCTGTCTGTGTCCATGCAACTTTATACTTTGGGGGGCTAGACATCCGTACACCTCGATGATctttaaatgaaaaataaattaagagGGCATGGCACATTATTTAGCTTCATCTACATATGTGAAAAATATGTAAGAAAAGCATCTTACAGCAGTTTTGGTTTATAAATATTTTCAGTTCATGGGCTAATTAAATATCTTTACCCCCTTTTCTTTTATAGTTGTCTGGAATCCATGGGAGAAGAAATCCAAAACCATGGTTGATTTTGGAGATGAGGAG
Protein-coding regions in this window:
- the LOC105039683 gene encoding putative glucose-6-phosphate 1-epimerase isoform X1, which encodes MGHSETVWDQRSEMVFTKDLNGIDHVTLKAPRGASARVSLHGGQVVSWKNERGEELLFTSSKAIFKPPKAMRGGIPICFPQFGNRGSLEQHGFARNKTWSIDNDPPPLHPNVSQGKISVDLVLKPSEDDLKCWPHCFELRLRVSLAMDGDLTIISRIRNVDAKPFSFSFAYHTYFSVSDISEVRIEGLETLDYLDNLCQRERFTEQGDAITFESEVDRVYLGSPNVIAILDHEKKQTFVIRKEGLPDVVVWNPWEKKSKTMVDFGDEEYKQMLCVDGAAVEKPITLKPGEEWTGRLELSAVPSTYCSEDTD
- the LOC105039683 gene encoding putative glucose-6-phosphate 1-epimerase isoform X2 codes for the protein MGHSETVWDQRSEMVFTKDLNGIDHVTLKAPRGASARVSLHGGQVVSWKNERGEELLFTSSKAIFKPPKAMRGGIPICFPQFGNRGSLEQHGFARNKTWSIDNDPPPLHPNVSQGKISVDLVLKPSEDDLKCWPHCEVRIEGLETLDYLDNLCQRERFTEQGDAITFESEVDRVYLGSPNVIAILDHEKKQTFVIRKEGLPDVVVWNPWEKKSKTMVDFGDEEYKQMLCVDGAAVEKPITLKPGEEWTGRLELSAVPSTYCSEDTD